A section of the Primulina eburnea isolate SZY01 chromosome 1, ASM2296580v1, whole genome shotgun sequence genome encodes:
- the LOC140837234 gene encoding geranylgeranyl diphosphate reductase, chloroplastic, which yields MASITLKFFVGLRHSTALDSHSAAAATNPAVLSHRSNVLRIKASKSSPRVAGRNLRVAVVGGGPAGGSAAETLAKGGIETVLFERKLDNCKPCGGAIPLCMVGEFDLPLDIIDRRVTKMKMISPSNVAVDIGRTLKPHEYIGMVRREVLDSYLRDRAASAGATVVNGLFLKMDLPKEKNAPYVMHYTDYNSKAGGAGEKKTIEVDAVIGADGANSRVAKGIGAGDYEYAIAFQERIKIPDSKMKYYEDLAEMYVGDDVSPDFYGWVFPKCDHVAVGTGTVTHKGDIKKFQTATRIRAQDKIEGGKIIRVEAHPIPEHPRPRRVLERVALVGDAAGYVTKCSGEGIYFAAKSGRMCAEAIVEGSENGKRMIDESDLRIYLEKWDKTYWPTYKVLDVLQKLFYRSNPAREAFVEMCADEYVQKMTFDSYLYKKVVPGNPLDDLKLAVNTIGSLVRANALKKEMEKLSV from the coding sequence ATGGCTTCTATCACCCTCAAATTCTTCGTCGGACTCCGCCACTCCACGGCGTTGGACAGCCATTCCGCAGCGGCTGCTACCAATCCTGCCGTTCTGTCCCACCGCAGCAACGTACTCCGTATAAAGGCCTCGAAATCTAGTCCGAGAGTCGCTGGCCGCAACCTCAGAGTGGCTGTTGTAGGCGGTGGTCCAGCTGGTGGTTCTGCGGCGGAGACGCTTGCGAAGGGTGGCATTGAGACTGTCCTCTTTGAACGCAAGCTCGACAACTGTAAGCCATGTGGGGGTGCTATCCCGCTATGCATGGTGGGAGAATTCGACCTCCCGTTGGATATCATTGATCGGAGAGTGACAAAGATGAAAATGATCTCACCGTCGAATGTGGCGGTCGACATCGGGCGGACACTCAAGCCCCACGAGTACATCGGAATGGTCCGCCGAGAAGTGCTCGATTCCTACTTGCGCGACCGCGCTGCCTCCGCTGGTGCCACTGTTGTCAACGGGCTTTTCTTGAAAATGGACCTCCCTAAAGAGAAAAACGCCCCATACGTTATGCACTACACAGATTACAACTCTAAAGCCGGTGGTGCTGGGGAGAAGAAAACGATCGAAGTCGATGCTGTCATCGGTGCAGATGGCGCCAACTCTCGCGTAGCGAAAGGCATAGGCGCCGGCGACTACGAATACGCCATCGCATTCCAAGAGCGCATAAAAATCCCCGATTCCAAAATGAAGTATTACGAGGATCTAGCGGAAATGTACGTCGGGGACGATGTTTCCCCGGACTTTTACGGTTGGGTTTTCCCCAAATGCGACCACGTAGCCGTGGGCACTGGCACCGTAACCCACAAAGGAGACATAAAGAAATTCCAAACCGCAACCAGAATCCGAGCGCAAGACAAAATCGAAGGGGGCAAAATCATCCGTGTCGAGGCGCACCCAATCCCAGAACACCCAAGACCCCGAAGAGTCCTCGAACGGGTAGCACTAGTCGGCGACGCAGCCGGATACGTGACAAAATGCTCCGGCGAAGGGATATATTTCGCAGCAAAAAGCGGACGAATGTGCGCTGAAGCCATTGTTGAAGGATCCGAAAACGGGAAGCGAATGATCGATGAAAGTGATCTGCGAATATACTTGGAGAAATGGGACAAGACTTACTGGCCGACATACAAGGTTTTGGATGTGCTGCAGAAGTTATTTTACCGATCGAATCCAGCAAGGGAAGCTTTTGTAGAGATGTGTGCCGACGAATATGTGCAGAAGATGACATTTGACAGCTATTTGTACAAGAAAGTCGTGCCTGGGAACCCATTGGATGATTTGAAATTGGCTGTGAACACCATCGGAAGCTTGGTGAGGGCGAATGCTTTGAAGAAGGAGATGGAGAAGCTGAGTGTCTAA
- the LOC140837242 gene encoding malate dehydrogenase, chloroplastic-like, translating into MTSSATTFSIGSTAAAGSKVGPYSQLKASSAKSKSENHLISFNGLKAATSIRHDSKSLSTGSESAAALKHSYVKKALKHDNRTQYHVQPHASYKVAVLGAAGGIGQPLALLIKMSPLVSQLNLYDIANVKGVAADLSHCNTPSVVTDFTGESNLPNSLKGSNVVVVPAGVPRKPGMTLDDLFNINANIVKTLVEAVADNCPDALIHIISNPINSTVPIAAEVLKEKGVYDPKKLFGVTTLDVVRANSFVAQRKNLRLIDVDIPVIGGHAGVTILPLLSKTEPSVAFNDEEVQELTRRIQNAGTEVVEAKAGAGSATLSMAYAAARFVESSLRGLDGDGDVYECAYVQSDLTELPFFASRIKLGRNGVEAFVPSILQGLTEYEQKALEALKPELKASIEKGVAFVRKQPVAV; encoded by the coding sequence ATGACATCATCAGCAACCACCTTTTCCATTGGCTCCACCGCAGCTGCTGGCTCCAAAGTTGGCCCCTATTCACAACTAAAGGCGTCGAGTGCCAAGTCGAAATCTGAAAACCACCTTATTAGTTTCAATGGCCTCAAAGCAGCAACCTCCATAAGACATGACTCCAAGTCCTTGTCTACGGGCAGCGAGAGCGCTGCAGCTCTGAAGCACTCTTATGTCAAAAAAGCCCTAAAGCATGACAACAGAACACAGTATCATGTTCAACCTCATGCTTCCTACAAGGTAGCTGTTCTTGGAGCTGCTGGTGGTATAGGCCAGCCGCTAGCACTTTTGATCAAAATGTCACCACTAGTTTCTCAACTAAACCTTTATGATATAGCAAACGTGAAGGGAGTTGCAGCTGATCTGAGTCACTGCAACACACCTTCGGTGGTTACAGATTTTACTGGAGAATCCAATCTCCCCAATAGTTTGAAGGGTTCTAATGTCGTTGTCGTACCTGCTGGTGTTCCAAGAAAGCCCGGTATGACCCTAGATGACCTCTTTAACATAAATGCCAACATAGTGAAAACATTAGTTGAGGCTGTTGCCGATAACTGCCCCGATGCCTTGATTCACATCATAAGCAATCCAATCAATTCGACAGTTCCAATTGCTGCTGAGGTCTTGAAAGAGAAGGGGGTATATGATCCCAAGAAGCTCTTCGGTGTTACCACTCTTGATGTAGTTCGGGCGAATAGTTTTGTCGCTCAAAGAAAAAACTTGAGGCTTATTGATGTTGATATACCGGTTATTGGTGGCCATGCAGGAGTTACTATCCTCCCCTTGTTGTCAAAGACCGAACCGTCTGTCGCTTTTAATGACGAAGAAGTGCAAGAACTGACTCGGAGGATTCAAAATGCTGGCACAGAAGTTGTCGAGGCCAAGGCTGGTGCAGGATCAGCCACTCTTTCAATGGCATATGCCGCAGCTCGGTTTGTTGAGTCGTCCCTCCGAGGTCTGGATGGCGATGGTGATGTTTACGAATGTGCTTATGTCCAGTCTGATCTTACAGAGCTGCCTTTCTTTGCCTCAAGAATTAAGCTTGGAAGAAATGGAGTTGAGGCTTTCGTTCCATCTATCCTTCAAGGATTAACCGAGTACGAACAGAAGGCATTGGAAGCTCTAAAGCCAGAATTGAAGGCGAGCATTGAGAAAGGCGTAGCATTTGTTCGGAAGCAGCCTGTGGCTGTTTAA